AATTGCATATTACAGAACTTTAATTCAATCCTTAATTACTGAAGGAATCGAACCCATCATTACACTTTACCACTGGGATTTACCTCAGACGCTTCAAGACATAGGCGGCTGGGAAAACCGTGAGACAGTAAATGCCTTTCAAACTTATGCCGAAGCCATGTTTCGTGAATTTGGCGACTCAGTGAAGAAGTGGATTACCATTAACGAGCCTTGGTGCGCTTCCTTCCTTTCCAATTACATTGGCGTCCATGCCCCTGGCAAACAAGACCTACAAGCTGGCATTGATGTAGCTCACCATTTACTTTTAGCACATGGTCGAGCCGTCGAATCCTTCCGAGGAATGGTACCAGACGGCGAAATTGGATATGCTCCCAATGCAGATTGGCTAGAACCCTATAGCAACAGCCAAGAAGATATCGACGCTTGTAAACGAGATATGCAGTGGAAAATAGAATGGTTCATGGACCCTGTATTCAAAGGCGAATATCCCGCTCTTCTCCAAGACATTTTCGCTAAACATAACGCTTACGTCAAAGTTGAAGAAGGAGACTTGGAAACCATCTCTCAACCGATTGATTTCATGGGAATCAACTATTATTCAGGCAGCATCGCACGCCATAAGAAAGACAATGGATTGTTCGACGTTGAAGCAATATGGGATGGTTACGACAAAACCGATATTGGCTGGCCAGTGTACCCAGAAGGATTCTATAACTTACTCACACACATCCATCAGTTGTATGGCGATGTTCCAATTTACATTACAGAAAATGGAGCTTGCTACAATCATGAAGTTGAGAACGGCATGGTAAACGATCAAGAGCGGATTGATTATTTGAAGCAACACCTTACTGCCCTACATCGGGCAATTAAATCAGGTGTGCCAATCAAAGGCTACATCCTCTGGTCTCTTATGGATAACTTTGAATGGGCAGAAGGTTACAGCAAGAGATTTGGAATTGTTCACGTCAATTACCGCACCTTCGAACGTACGAAGAAAGAAAGTTACTACTGGTATCAGAAGGTAACTCATAACAATTGGTTTGAATTGTAAAATGTTAGAAGAGCTGTATCCTGGCGTTCCATCCGCCTCGATACAGCTCTTTTTAAGTAATCTTATCTACACGTTGAAGTGATTTCACGCTTCCTCTTTTCACTAACGTTACTGGAATAACAATGCTGTCTGTTACTTCCTCTCCCGTATTGATCTGATGGAGAAGTAACGTCGCAGCTTCTTGCCCAATCATCGTTGTATCCTGTCGCACAGTTGTTAGCGGCGGCATTACGTATTGTGACAGTTCAATATCATCAAAACCGATAATTGAAAGGTCATCTGGAACACTAAGCCCTGCTTCTTTGACCGCTTCCATTGCACCAATGGCAAGCATATCCCCAGCTGCATATACAGCAGTTGGTGGTTCTGATAACTGGAGTAGTTGGTTCATCGCTTTGTAGCCACCCTCTTTAGAGAAGAATTCCCCATCTACAAC
This genomic interval from Pontibacillus halophilus JSM 076056 = DSM 19796 contains the following:
- a CDS encoding GH1 family beta-glucosidase; amino-acid sequence: MTTIQFPKDLKWGAATAAYQIEGAANKGGRRPSIWDTFSHTPGNVKNGDNGDEACDSYHRYEEDVQILKELGVDVYRFSISWPRVMKDDEGTLNPEGIAYYRTLIQSLITEGIEPIITLYHWDLPQTLQDIGGWENRETVNAFQTYAEAMFREFGDSVKKWITINEPWCASFLSNYIGVHAPGKQDLQAGIDVAHHLLLAHGRAVESFRGMVPDGEIGYAPNADWLEPYSNSQEDIDACKRDMQWKIEWFMDPVFKGEYPALLQDIFAKHNAYVKVEEGDLETISQPIDFMGINYYSGSIARHKKDNGLFDVEAIWDGYDKTDIGWPVYPEGFYNLLTHIHQLYGDVPIYITENGACYNHEVENGMVNDQERIDYLKQHLTALHRAIKSGVPIKGYILWSLMDNFEWAEGYSKRFGIVHVNYRTFERTKKESYYWYQKVTHNNWFEL